The following are encoded in a window of Castanea sativa cultivar Marrone di Chiusa Pesio chromosome 5, ASM4071231v1 genomic DNA:
- the LOC142635719 gene encoding uncharacterized protein LOC142635719: MTDQPIKKSMNKPEAAGRIVQWAIKLSQFDIEYHPRTVIKAQALADFIAEFTLPDKDNPSDDIKRWTIQTDGSSAQKRGGAGVVIITPEEEMLKYGVQLKFPATNNEAEYEGILTELRIREEYEAKEQRMRKYLRLAKHLTQEFDKVEFVQIPRSENMEADEIAKLASSEEDSTSMDLKVEVQRHSSIEEVPTFVIQSTNSWMTPIISFL, from the exons atgacggaccaacctATTAAAAAGTCCATGAACAAGCCTGAGGCAGCTGGGAGAATAGTCCAGTGGGCAATAAAGCTTAGCCAGTTCGACATTGAATACCACCCCAGAACAGTAATTAAGGCACAGGCtttggcagacttcattgccGAGTTCACCCTCCCAGACAAGGATAACCCCTCTGACGACATAAAGCGTTGGACGATACAAACTGACGGTTCATCTGcccaaaagaggggaggagCAGGGGTTGTCATCATCACCCCAGAAGAAGAAATGCTTAAATATGGGGTCCAGCTGAAATTCCCAGCCACCAATAACGAAGCTGAATATGAGGGAATATTGACAGAGCTAAGG ATAAGGGAAGAATATGAAGCAAAGGAACAGAGAATGCGAAAATACCTCAGGCTGGCGAAGCATTTAACACAAGAGTTTGACAAAGTGGAATTTGTGCAGATCCCAAGAAGCGAGAACATGGAAGCAGATGAAATCGCAAAGCTAGCATCGTCAGAAGAAGATTCAACGAGCATGGACTTGAAAGTGGAAGTCCAAAGACACTCTAGTATTGAAGAAGTCCCTACATTTGTAATCCAGAGTACAAATAGCTGGATGACCCCGATCATATCCTTCCTCTAA